In one Rugosibacter aromaticivorans genomic region, the following are encoded:
- the cas2 gene encoding CRISPR-associated endonuclease Cas2 produces MLVIVCYDVNTETREGRRRLRRVARVCEGVGQRVQKSVFEFQIDLAKMEELERRLLAEIKPEEDNLRLYRLAESRGCEVREHGVFKATDFDGPLVL; encoded by the coding sequence ATGCTGGTCATCGTCTGCTACGACGTGAATACCGAAACCCGCGAAGGGCGGCGCAGGCTACGCCGCGTCGCGCGCGTGTGCGAAGGTGTTGGGCAGCGAGTGCAAAAATCGGTCTTCGAATTTCAGATCGATCTGGCAAAAATGGAAGAATTGGAGCGGCGCCTGCTGGCCGAAATCAAGCCGGAGGAGGATAATCTGCGTCTCTATCGTTTGGCCGAGTCGAGAGGCTGCGAAGTGAGAGAGCACGGGGTTTTCAAAGCCACCGATTTTGATGGGCCGCTCGTGTTGTAG